In the genome of bacterium BMS3Abin11, one region contains:
- a CDS encoding tRNA-specific 2-thiouridylase MnmA translates to MTINSNDNTRRKAVALVSGGLDSMLAVRVIQEQGIHVEGINFFTGFCIEGHTHAIRKKGRDKPKRNNALWVAEQLDIKLHILDVSEDYKDVVINPKHGYGANLNPCLDCKGFMVKEAMAWMEKNDFDFLITGEVMGQRPMSQRKDTMPVISRESGAGDLLLRPLCAKLLPETLPEREDWVDRERLLDFSGRSRKPQMALAEKYGFKEYAQPAGGCCFLTDANYSSKLADLWRARGEKTYEIDDIVMLKVGRHLRPKPHFKLIIAREEGESNFLRGYRKDYISMNTVSHSGPVSLIDGEPDDEDIELAARLVARFCSGRDADSVTVSVLQKNGDTKDIEVKPLTADEIPQGWYV, encoded by the coding sequence ATGACAATAAATTCAAACGACAATACCCGACGAAAAGCGGTAGCCCTGGTATCCGGTGGCCTCGATTCCATGCTGGCAGTGAGAGTCATCCAGGAACAGGGAATTCATGTCGAAGGCATCAACTTTTTTACCGGCTTCTGTATTGAAGGCCATACCCATGCTATCCGCAAGAAAGGCCGTGACAAGCCCAAACGCAACAATGCCCTGTGGGTCGCTGAACAGTTAGACATTAAACTTCACATCCTTGATGTTTCTGAAGACTATAAGGACGTCGTCATTAACCCGAAGCATGGCTATGGTGCCAACCTGAACCCATGCCTGGACTGCAAAGGTTTTATGGTGAAAGAGGCCATGGCCTGGATGGAAAAGAACGATTTCGATTTTCTTATCACCGGTGAAGTCATGGGACAACGCCCCATGTCGCAGCGCAAGGACACAATGCCTGTGATCAGTAGGGAATCCGGTGCAGGCGATCTTTTACTGCGTCCTTTGTGTGCGAAGTTGTTACCCGAAACCCTGCCTGAGCGTGAAGACTGGGTTGATCGTGAACGGCTACTGGATTTTTCCGGCCGCAGCCGTAAACCACAAATGGCCCTGGCAGAAAAGTATGGTTTTAAAGAATATGCTCAACCTGCCGGTGGCTGCTGCTTCCTCACCGATGCCAACTATTCCTCAAAACTGGCTGATTTATGGCGGGCAAGAGGAGAGAAAACCTACGAAATCGATGACATCGTTATGTTGAAGGTTGGGCGTCATTTACGACCGAAACCCCATTTTAAACTGATCATTGCACGCGAAGAAGGTGAGAGCAACTTCCTCAGAGGTTACCGTAAAGACTATATAAGCATGAATACCGTCAGCCACAGTGGCCCTGTCAGCCTGATAGATGGCGAACCTGATGACGAAGATATAGAGCTTGCCGCACGCCTGGTAGCACGCTTCTGCAGCGGAAGAGATGCAGACTCAGTGACTGTCAGTGTGCTGCAGAAAAACGGAGACACAAAAGACATCGAGGTCAAGCCTCTAACCGCTGACGAAATACCGCAGGGATGGTATGTCTGA
- the tusA_3 gene encoding sulfurtransferase TusA produces the protein MSEKILDARNLLCPLPVIRTQNQVESMNKGDTLCVRCTDHGVINDIPAWCRINGHEILSIDEQEYEIVIRLQVGEHC, from the coding sequence ATGTCTGAGAAAATACTCGATGCCCGCAATCTGCTTTGCCCCCTGCCGGTAATCAGAACACAGAATCAGGTTGAAAGCATGAATAAAGGCGACACGCTATGCGTTCGTTGTACGGACCATGGGGTCATCAATGATATACCTGCCTGGTGCCGGATCAACGGTCACGAAATACTGTCGATAGACGAGCAGGAATATGAGATAGTGATCAGGCTGCAGGTTGGGGAACATTGCTGA
- the moeZ gene encoding putative adenylyltransferase/sulfurtransferase MoeZ — protein MYIKEVDSPQLMSKMDDNDDLVIIDVREMHEISRGTIQGAVAMPMATVPVRLDDIPKDKEVIFICRSGARSGQVCMFLGQHGYENVINLRGGMIGWVRSGYEPVLPEQPSNTY, from the coding sequence ATGTACATAAAAGAAGTTGATTCTCCCCAGCTTATGTCCAAAATGGATGATAATGATGATTTAGTCATCATTGATGTACGTGAAATGCATGAAATTTCCCGTGGCACCATTCAGGGTGCTGTCGCAATGCCTATGGCAACTGTTCCTGTTCGACTGGACGATATCCCGAAAGACAAAGAAGTCATCTTCATCTGCCGCAGTGGCGCACGCTCCGGTCAGGTTTGCATGTTCCTTGGACAACATGGTTACGAAAACGTTATTAACCTGCGCGGCGGCATGATTGGCTGGGTTCGCAGCGGCTATGAGCCAGTATTGCCGGAACAGCCTTCTAACACCTATTAA
- the drrA_2 gene encoding daunorubicin/doxorubicin resistance ATP-binding protein DrrA — protein MKALTIQNLHKQYAGGVTALKGIDLEVDSGDFFALLGPNGAGKSTIIGIISSLVNKTQGKVAVFGHDIDSDLESLKSCIGLVPQEFNFSVFEKVINIVTNQGGYYGLERELALRRAEKYLRRLELWDKRDGVARTLSGGMKRRLMIARALVHEPKLLILDEPTAGVDIEIRRSMWTFLRDINQQGTTIILTTHYLEEAENLCRNIAIIDQGLIIEDTSMKRLLSQLHIETFLLDTREEIVDVPELDGYTLLKIDAHTLAVDVAKEKGLNRLFIQLSDHGITILSLRNKTNRLEELFMNMVNENKKPDAEY, from the coding sequence ATGAAAGCATTAACAATACAGAATTTGCACAAACAATATGCGGGTGGTGTAACCGCGCTGAAAGGTATTGATCTGGAGGTGGATAGCGGCGATTTTTTTGCCCTACTCGGCCCTAATGGCGCCGGAAAATCGACGATCATCGGAATAATCTCATCGCTGGTAAATAAAACACAGGGAAAAGTTGCTGTCTTCGGGCATGATATCGACAGTGATCTTGAGTCACTGAAATCCTGTATAGGCCTGGTCCCTCAGGAATTCAATTTTAGTGTATTTGAAAAAGTCATCAATATCGTCACCAATCAGGGCGGATATTATGGCCTGGAGCGAGAGCTTGCCCTGCGGCGTGCTGAGAAATACCTACGCCGCCTGGAGCTGTGGGATAAACGAGACGGTGTGGCACGAACCCTGTCCGGGGGCATGAAAAGGCGGTTGATGATTGCCCGTGCGCTGGTACATGAACCAAAGTTATTGATACTCGATGAGCCCACTGCCGGCGTTGATATCGAAATTCGCCGCTCGATGTGGACATTCCTGCGCGATATAAATCAACAGGGAACAACGATCATCCTGACCACACACTACCTGGAAGAAGCAGAAAACCTGTGTCGTAATATTGCGATTATTGATCAGGGACTGATCATAGAAGATACCAGCATGAAAAGACTGTTGAGCCAGCTCCATATTGAAACCTTCTTACTCGACACGCGGGAAGAAATCGTTGATGTACCTGAACTTGACGGTTATACCCTGCTTAAAATTGACGCCCATACTCTTGCTGTAGACGTGGCAAAAGAGAAAGGTCTGAACAGGCTTTTCATCCAGTTATCTGATCATGGCATCACCATACTCAGCCTGCGCAACAAGACCAACAGACTTGAGGAATTATTCATGAACATGGTGAATGAAAATAAAAAACCTGATGCTGAATACTAA
- the ydgH gene encoding putative membrane protein YdgH has protein sequence MKIKNLMLNTKIIMQRLIGLYESLILDRPWLTLGLLFILTASIGYFSKDFRLDASGDTLVLENDSALRYYRSISARYGSEDYLIITYTPKKGLFSKTILADLAKLSQQLKTIKRVHSVTTILDVPLINSPPVTLSELSKNIRTLQSPDTIPGMARKELITSPFYSNLIISPDGRTTALQIKLHRDETWHHLFNRRNSLRVLRMENTLAPEQKKELARVTKEFDEYSDGLLEQERKDIQKIRHIMDSHRDRAQMFLGGVPMIVADSMDFVRSDLKLFGLAVLVLLISFLYIAFRKLHWVYLPILTCGAAGLSMLGILGLLGWRVTVVSSNFISLLLIITMSLTVHLIVRYRELHADQPDSDQRILVGQTIRSKFLPSFYTAITTMVAFGSLIFSDIRPVIDFGWMMVIGISVAFFFTFTLFPASLVLIKAGQPGKLHDITGTVTRYIANLIEHRKLCVLFGALILATVSVIGISKLTVENSFINYFKSSTEIHQGMKLIDQKLGGTTPLEVIIDAPASFFQEMEEEKKAHMEEEIYGYPEQAQSGIAGSSFWFNSYMLEDVDKIHNYLDSLPETGKVLSISTAMRMLQSLKGGKNLDDFFLSVLFRRLPDEVKQSLFTPYMSEDGNQLRFSVRVIDSDPKLKRAELIQKIRNHLIVNMGFQPEQVHLTGMLVLYNDMLQSLFSSQIKTLGVVFLAILAMFIVLFRSFKMAALAIIPNILAATTILGIMGLAGIPLDIMTITIAAITIGIAVDDTIHYVHRFQEEYWQDENYWYAIMRCHNSIGRAMYYTSIIITLGFSILALSNFIPTIYFGLLTGAAMITALILNLTLLPLLITLVRPMRKRLKSS, from the coding sequence ATGAAAATAAAAAACCTGATGCTGAATACTAAAATAATTATGCAGAGATTGATCGGCTTATATGAGAGTCTGATTCTGGATCGCCCCTGGCTGACCCTTGGGCTATTATTCATTCTAACAGCCTCAATCGGTTACTTTAGTAAGGACTTCAGACTGGATGCTTCGGGTGATACGCTGGTTCTTGAAAATGACTCTGCCCTACGTTATTACCGCTCCATCTCCGCTCGATATGGCTCTGAAGACTACCTGATTATTACCTATACCCCGAAAAAAGGCCTGTTCAGCAAAACAATACTGGCTGACCTGGCTAAATTGAGTCAGCAACTGAAAACCATTAAACGCGTTCATAGCGTAACAACAATACTTGATGTACCACTGATCAATAGCCCACCTGTTACGCTATCTGAACTGAGCAAAAATATTCGCACCCTGCAATCACCGGATACCATTCCCGGTATGGCCAGAAAAGAACTGATCACCAGCCCTTTTTACAGCAATCTTATAATCAGCCCGGACGGTCGGACTACTGCCCTGCAAATCAAGTTACACCGTGATGAGACCTGGCACCATCTTTTTAATCGACGAAACAGCTTGCGTGTATTGCGCATGGAAAACACCCTGGCGCCCGAGCAAAAGAAAGAGCTGGCGCGCGTAACAAAAGAGTTTGATGAATACAGCGACGGCCTGCTGGAACAGGAACGAAAGGACATACAGAAAATTCGTCACATTATGGATAGCCATCGTGACAGGGCTCAAATGTTCCTTGGCGGCGTTCCGATGATTGTTGCAGACTCTATGGACTTTGTCAGGAGCGACTTAAAATTATTCGGCCTTGCTGTACTGGTATTATTGATTAGCTTTCTCTATATCGCATTCCGTAAACTCCATTGGGTTTACCTGCCGATACTTACCTGTGGTGCCGCAGGCCTTTCTATGCTGGGTATTCTTGGACTGCTGGGCTGGCGTGTTACTGTGGTGTCATCCAACTTTATTTCGCTGCTGTTGATTATCACTATGTCACTGACGGTTCATCTCATCGTTCGTTACCGGGAACTGCATGCAGACCAGCCGGATAGTGACCAGCGTATACTGGTAGGTCAAACCATCCGCAGTAAATTTCTGCCCAGTTTTTATACAGCGATCACCACTATGGTGGCATTTGGCTCCCTGATCTTCAGTGATATACGGCCCGTCATCGATTTTGGCTGGATGATGGTCATTGGCATTTCAGTGGCCTTCTTTTTTACATTCACCCTGTTCCCTGCAAGCCTGGTATTGATCAAAGCCGGTCAACCGGGAAAACTGCATGACATCACAGGCACTGTTACCCGCTACATTGCAAACCTGATCGAGCATCGAAAACTGTGCGTGCTATTTGGCGCATTGATACTGGCAACGGTGAGCGTGATCGGTATTTCAAAACTAACGGTGGAAAATAGTTTCATCAACTACTTCAAGTCTTCGACTGAAATTCACCAGGGTATGAAACTAATTGATCAGAAACTGGGTGGTACGACTCCACTGGAAGTTATCATTGATGCACCAGCCAGCTTTTTTCAGGAAATGGAAGAGGAGAAAAAGGCCCACATGGAAGAAGAAATTTACGGATATCCGGAACAGGCGCAAAGCGGCATTGCCGGATCCAGCTTCTGGTTTAATTCATACATGCTGGAGGACGTCGACAAGATTCACAACTACCTGGACAGTCTGCCAGAAACCGGTAAGGTGTTATCAATCAGCACGGCCATGCGTATGCTGCAGTCATTGAAAGGTGGTAAAAATCTGGATGATTTCTTTCTTTCAGTTTTGTTCAGACGTCTTCCTGATGAAGTAAAACAGAGCCTGTTCACCCCCTACATGTCAGAAGACGGTAATCAGCTGCGTTTCAGTGTCCGGGTTATTGATTCAGATCCGAAGCTGAAACGCGCCGAACTAATACAGAAAATCCGCAACCATCTGATCGTTAACATGGGCTTCCAGCCTGAGCAGGTACACCTGACCGGCATGCTGGTACTCTATAACGACATGTTGCAAAGCCTGTTCAGTTCGCAAATAAAAACTCTCGGTGTTGTTTTCCTTGCCATACTGGCTATGTTTATAGTGCTGTTCCGGTCATTTAAAATGGCGGCACTGGCAATAATTCCAAATATCCTGGCTGCCACAACAATACTGGGAATAATGGGGCTGGCAGGCATTCCGCTAGATATAATGACTATTACCATTGCAGCAATCACCATCGGTATTGCCGTAGATGACACCATCCATTATGTCCACCGCTTCCAGGAAGAATACTGGCAGGATGAAAACTACTGGTATGCCATAATGCGCTGCCATAACAGCATTGGGCGTGCTATGTACTACACCTCAATAATCATCACCCTCGGCTTTTCTATCCTCGCCCTGTCGAACTTCATCCCAACGATCTACTTCGGCCTGCTGACAGGTGCTGCGATGATCACTGCACTGATCCTGAACCTGACTCTATTGCCTTTATTAATCACTCTGGTTCGACCAATGAGAAAACGTCTTAAAAGCAGTTAA
- the yadH_2 gene encoding inner membrane transport permease YadH, giving the protein MSNAVHFIAYKTIVKREITRFMRIWLQTILPPAITISLYFIIFGNLIGKRIGTMDGFSYMEFIVPGLIMMSVITSSYANVVSSFFSMKFQRSIEEILIAPVPNFIILAGFVTGGVARGLIVGAIVTIIALLFTGLSIDNYLITFSVILMTAILFSLAGMINAVFAQNFDDISIIPTFVLTPLTYLGGVFYSIKLLPEFWQHVSLSNPILYMVNAFRYGVLGQSDLNIGVAFIIILGFIATLTATTLYLLKKGIGIRN; this is encoded by the coding sequence ATGAGCAACGCCGTCCACTTTATCGCTTATAAAACCATCGTCAAACGTGAAATCACGCGATTTATGCGCATTTGGCTGCAAACCATCCTGCCGCCGGCGATTACTATTTCGCTGTACTTCATCATTTTCGGCAATCTTATTGGCAAGCGCATTGGTACCATGGACGGTTTCAGTTATATGGAATTTATTGTTCCCGGTCTGATAATGATGTCGGTTATTACCAGTTCCTATGCCAATGTTGTGTCATCCTTCTTCAGCATGAAATTTCAGCGATCTATTGAGGAAATACTGATCGCCCCAGTCCCCAATTTCATTATCCTTGCCGGTTTTGTTACTGGCGGTGTGGCACGTGGCCTGATAGTGGGTGCTATCGTAACCATCATTGCGCTACTCTTCACCGGCCTGTCTATTGATAACTATCTGATCACTTTTAGTGTGATCCTGATGACTGCAATTCTATTTTCACTTGCTGGTATGATTAATGCCGTGTTCGCTCAGAATTTTGACGATATTTCAATCATTCCCACCTTTGTACTCACTCCGCTCACCTACCTCGGCGGTGTTTTTTATTCCATCAAACTGTTACCTGAGTTCTGGCAGCATGTTTCACTGAGCAACCCAATCCTGTATATGGTTAACGCCTTTCGTTATGGTGTGCTGGGTCAATCAGACCTCAATATTGGCGTTGCATTTATTATCATTCTCGGCTTCATTGCTACGCTAACAGCCACTACACTCTATTTACTAAAAAAAGGCATTGGGATACGAAATTAA
- the miaB_2 gene encoding (Dimethylallyl)adenosine tRNA methylthiotransferase MiaB, with protein sequence MTTMKNNCSATCSIDVTDKQDSAQNLSEKQRIVLISPYDLGRQPFALAEPAALFSQAGYEVKCLDLSQQKLTTEVLAPATTIFLYLSMLTATRIAIEAMPRIKKMAPQARIAVFGWYAPVNEQYLRELGVDAVFGGESEDDMLAYIASITDEDDHPARTETVVNLKRINFLVPDRKLLPALEKYAQLVLPDGSKRIMGFTETTRGCKHLCRHCPVVPVYKGRFYAVPAGIVLEDIRQQLAKGAEHISFGDPDFLNGPRHARRIIKAMHEEFPKLSYDAVIKIEHIIKYPEFLLLLRDSGCILVTTAAESVDNRILERLEKGHTAEDFEKVVTMMDEHNIALAPTFIPFTPWTTIDNYINLLNKIAELKLIMSVNPVQLSLRLLIPNGSRLLELPKEETCITDFKPASLGYTWVHNDPQLDLLQENIRHWTEKAENDGLSRLQIFNGIRRIALKVAGRNAVDVAEAHCGNTIPTHSESWYCCAEPTEQQLTSF encoded by the coding sequence ATGACAACCATGAAAAATAATTGCAGCGCGACCTGTTCGATAGATGTAACAGATAAACAGGATTCAGCACAAAACCTGTCTGAAAAACAAAGAATCGTACTGATCAGTCCATACGACCTCGGCCGTCAACCTTTTGCTCTGGCAGAACCTGCCGCGCTGTTCAGCCAGGCGGGTTACGAGGTTAAATGTCTGGATTTATCGCAACAAAAACTAACAACTGAGGTGCTGGCTCCTGCAACAACGATTTTTTTATACCTCAGCATGCTTACTGCCACACGCATCGCCATCGAGGCCATGCCACGTATAAAGAAAATGGCACCACAGGCAAGAATAGCTGTGTTTGGCTGGTATGCACCAGTCAATGAACAGTACCTGAGAGAGCTGGGTGTAGATGCAGTATTTGGCGGTGAATCAGAGGACGACATGCTAGCCTATATTGCCTCAATTACCGATGAAGACGATCATCCTGCACGTACAGAAACAGTCGTCAATCTAAAACGAATTAATTTTTTAGTCCCTGACCGGAAATTACTACCTGCTTTAGAAAAGTATGCACAACTAGTACTACCGGACGGGTCTAAACGTATCATGGGCTTTACGGAAACAACCCGCGGTTGCAAACATCTGTGCCGTCATTGTCCGGTAGTGCCTGTATATAAAGGTCGCTTTTATGCGGTACCGGCTGGCATCGTCCTCGAAGACATCCGGCAACAGCTGGCAAAGGGCGCCGAGCATATATCATTCGGTGACCCGGACTTCCTTAACGGCCCGCGACATGCCCGACGCATAATCAAGGCCATGCATGAAGAGTTCCCTAAATTAAGCTACGATGCGGTCATCAAAATTGAACACATTATCAAATATCCGGAATTTCTTCTCTTACTGCGGGACAGCGGCTGTATTCTGGTGACCACAGCGGCGGAATCGGTTGATAACAGAATTCTCGAACGTCTCGAAAAAGGACATACTGCAGAAGATTTTGAGAAAGTCGTTACTATGATGGATGAACATAATATCGCACTGGCACCAACTTTCATTCCTTTTACACCCTGGACCACAATCGATAACTATATCAATCTACTGAACAAGATTGCAGAGTTAAAATTAATCATGAGCGTCAATCCTGTACAACTCTCTCTGCGCCTGTTAATACCCAATGGCTCCCGCTTACTCGAGCTGCCAAAAGAAGAAACCTGCATCACCGACTTCAAACCTGCATCGCTGGGTTATACATGGGTCCACAATGACCCTCAGTTGGATCTGTTGCAGGAAAACATAAGACACTGGACCGAAAAGGCTGAAAATGACGGTCTTAGCAGGCTGCAGATTTTTAATGGTATACGTCGTATCGCACTAAAAGTCGCTGGCAGAAACGCTGTGGATGTAGCTGAGGCTCATTGTGGAAACACCATCCCCACGCACTCGGAATCCTGGTACTGTTGTGCCGAACCGACTGAACAGCAGTTGACCAGCTTCTAG
- the ygdG gene encoding flap endonuclease Xni has product MQLSGVRFLLIDGPNLIRRIHAAIPADNQNQIIEQTITSSLQSLSRALKQHAPTHTLCAFECDGPTWRHELFPDYKKDRPVMPEELVEIFSRLKQEIQHNGVFTLNIAGMEADDIIASAAVKASAQGAKVTILSTDTGQAQLLRPGIRQYNHFKQEPITAETIQQRFTVKTTQLNDYLAMVGDKSHSLPGVPGIGAKNAARLLGSYSDLEEILDAADEIGGRTGKSLTEYRETARLIKNLLALRTDISLGHTFRSFRYTGQ; this is encoded by the coding sequence GTGCAACTCTCAGGCGTCCGCTTTTTACTGATTGACGGCCCAAATCTTATCCGCCGCATCCATGCTGCCATTCCCGCCGATAATCAAAACCAGATCATCGAACAGACCATCACATCATCACTGCAATCTCTTTCCCGTGCTCTAAAACAACATGCGCCTACGCATACTTTATGTGCCTTCGAATGTGACGGCCCGACATGGCGACATGAGCTCTTTCCTGACTACAAAAAAGATCGCCCTGTTATGCCAGAGGAACTGGTTGAGATTTTTTCCCGGCTTAAACAGGAGATTCAGCATAACGGTGTTTTCACATTGAATATTGCTGGCATGGAAGCCGATGATATCATCGCTAGCGCCGCGGTAAAGGCCTCCGCACAAGGTGCAAAAGTCACAATATTATCGACTGATACGGGGCAGGCACAATTATTACGACCAGGAATCAGGCAATATAATCATTTCAAACAGGAACCGATCACCGCAGAAACCATCCAGCAGCGTTTTACGGTTAAAACCACGCAGTTGAACGATTATCTGGCGATGGTCGGTGATAAATCGCATTCTTTACCGGGTGTACCCGGTATTGGAGCAAAAAACGCTGCACGGCTGCTTGGTTCCTATTCAGATCTGGAGGAGATACTCGATGCTGCAGATGAAATAGGTGGCCGTACCGGTAAGTCATTAACAGAATATCGCGAGACGGCACGACTGATCAAAAACCTGCTGGCACTGCGAACTGATATCAGTTTGGGTCACACATTCCGCTCCTTTCGTTATACCGGCCAGTAA
- the mutT gene encoding 8-oxo-dGTP diphosphatase yields the protein MATVAKNPFSRHINVAVAVIKREDGKVLFAERPAGKACAGEWEFPGGKIEAGESARQALDREIREELAISITEARPWITLSHSYPHASVLLRFFIVSGWTGHEHGEEGQRLSWQNLSELTISPLLAANGPVIRALLLPDTYAISCAGEIGEEEFLRRLPVAIGNGLQLLQIREKSLSKSQLRRLIDQMLPITMSAGVRILINSSMPAEQQKRFSGLHLTSKHLMQLDHRPDFKLVAASCHNRQELEYAIKLRLDFVVLSPVLKTASHPEAIPMGISGMSKIIAECPIPVYALGGMTHDQLTEIQSHGAHGIAMMRNVWK from the coding sequence TTGGCTACTGTAGCGAAGAACCCATTTAGCAGGCATATAAACGTTGCCGTTGCCGTCATCAAACGTGAAGATGGCAAGGTACTGTTCGCTGAAAGACCTGCGGGAAAGGCCTGTGCAGGAGAATGGGAATTTCCCGGTGGAAAAATCGAAGCAGGTGAATCGGCCCGACAGGCACTGGATAGAGAAATCAGGGAAGAATTGGCGATCAGTATCACAGAGGCCAGGCCCTGGATCACCCTGTCCCACAGCTACCCGCATGCATCAGTGTTACTGCGCTTCTTCATTGTCAGTGGCTGGACAGGCCACGAGCACGGTGAAGAGGGTCAGAGACTTTCATGGCAGAATCTTTCAGAGCTAACAATATCTCCCCTGCTGGCGGCTAACGGGCCTGTCATTCGTGCCTTGCTGCTGCCCGATACCTATGCCATATCCTGTGCAGGCGAAATCGGTGAAGAAGAATTTCTGCGGCGCTTGCCTGTAGCAATAGGAAATGGACTGCAACTTCTTCAGATAAGAGAAAAATCTCTGAGCAAGTCTCAATTGCGACGCCTGATCGATCAGATGCTGCCCATCACAATGTCAGCTGGAGTAAGAATTCTAATCAACTCCTCTATGCCTGCCGAACAGCAAAAACGATTTTCCGGCTTACACCTGACCAGTAAACATTTGATGCAACTGGATCATCGCCCTGATTTCAAACTCGTCGCTGCCTCCTGTCACAACCGCCAGGAACTGGAATACGCCATTAAACTCAGACTGGATTTCGTAGTACTATCACCGGTATTAAAAACAGCATCACACCCCGAAGCAATACCCATGGGAATTAGCGGCATGAGTAAAATCATTGCTGAATGCCCGATTCCAGTGTACGCCCTGGGTGGTATGACACACGATCAGCTGACAGAGATACAATCGCATGGCGCGCATGGTATCGCCATGATGAGAAACGTCTGGAAATAA
- the tpm gene encoding thiopurine S-methyltransferase, with product MQSDFWHRRWQAGKIGFHKHEYNPQMMRFIDLLGIEQGDHILVPLCGKSLDMIWLREQNFRVTGIEISQLAVDGFFAENNMEHVISKHEWGLMYQADGINIFCADFFDIHSADLPQIDAVYDRASLIALPQDMRPDYVAHLATLMPDTTRSLLITLDYPQQEMDGPPFSVSEADVRQLFGQQFIIEPIIAEDCLANEPRFLAKGLSRLDERVFLLIRNIP from the coding sequence ATGCAATCCGATTTCTGGCATCGACGCTGGCAAGCCGGAAAAATCGGCTTCCACAAACACGAATACAACCCCCAGATGATGCGTTTTATAGATCTGCTGGGCATTGAGCAAGGAGACCATATTCTTGTCCCCCTGTGCGGCAAATCTCTCGACATGATCTGGTTACGTGAACAGAACTTCCGCGTAACCGGCATAGAGATTAGCCAACTTGCCGTAGACGGGTTCTTTGCCGAAAATAATATGGAACATGTCATCAGCAAACATGAGTGGGGGCTGATGTACCAGGCGGATGGCATAAACATCTTCTGCGCAGACTTCTTCGACATACACTCAGCTGACCTGCCACAAATTGATGCAGTGTATGACCGCGCATCCTTAATTGCCCTGCCGCAAGACATGCGGCCCGACTATGTAGCGCACCTGGCGACGCTGATGCCGGACACCACGCGCTCGTTATTAATCACACTTGACTACCCGCAGCAGGAAATGGATGGGCCACCTTTTTCTGTCAGTGAGGCTGACGTTAGGCAGTTATTCGGGCAGCAGTTCATCATTGAACCAATAATCGCTGAAGACTGCCTGGCCAATGAACCTCGGTTCCTGGCAAAAGGACTTAGCCGGCTTGATGAGCGGGTTTTTCTGCTGATCAGAAACATTCCCTGA